A genomic segment from Nodularia sphaerocarpa UHCC 0038 encodes:
- a CDS encoding precorrin-8X methylmutase, which yields MSDYIRDANEIYSKSFAIIRAEANLDVLPPDVAKVAVRLIHACGMTDIVNDLGYSSTAVQTGRAALAAGAPILCDCRMVAEGITRKRLPANNQVICTLYDVEVPALAKRLGNTRSAAAVELWRLHLEGAVVAVGNAPTALFRLLEMLEEGVLKPALILGFPVGFVGAEESKAALAANSKGVPFLTLHGRRGGSAIAAAAVNALATEEE from the coding sequence ATGTCTGACTACATCCGAGATGCTAACGAAATTTACAGTAAATCCTTTGCAATCATCAGAGCAGAAGCCAACCTAGATGTGCTGCCACCAGATGTAGCAAAAGTGGCTGTACGCCTGATTCATGCCTGTGGAATGACTGATATCGTCAATGACTTGGGATATTCATCAACGGCAGTACAGACTGGACGCGCAGCACTAGCAGCAGGTGCGCCGATTTTGTGTGATTGCCGAATGGTTGCTGAAGGTATTACAAGAAAGAGACTACCGGCAAATAATCAAGTTATTTGCACCCTCTATGATGTGGAAGTACCAGCGCTAGCTAAACGTTTGGGTAATACGAGATCAGCTGCGGCGGTGGAGTTGTGGCGATTGCACTTAGAAGGGGCAGTGGTAGCAGTTGGAAATGCACCGACAGCACTATTTCGGTTATTAGAAATGCTGGAAGAAGGAGTGCTGAAACCAGCGCTAATTTTAGGTTTTCCCGTGGGATTTGTCGGTGCGGAAGAATCAAAAGCAGCATTGGCAGCAAATAGCAAAGGTGTACCATTTTTAACATTACATGGTCGGCGTGGTGGCAGTGCGATCGCCGCCGCCGCAGTTAATGCCCTAGCAACAGAGGAAGAATAA
- the cobG gene encoding precorrin-3B synthase yields the protein MPILAVFSRHTYYLLPASHREGVNVLLSGFALCPGLFYDTPAQDGILSRIRIPGGILDSKQCLAIADIAENYGGGYVDITNRANLQIRELRSGISSAVLKHLQNIGIGSRNFAVDHIRNIMTSPTAGIDPQELIDTRPFVQDWENYIAAHPQLSGLSAKFSVCFDGGGTVSVCDRLNDIMFAAVLIDGKVYFRLCISIGVKGKPPVDMGIVLLPELCLPVLAALADVYLHYTDPESRRKLRLRELLNNLGCENYLQEVEQRLGFNLTPQRQLNKTSLEKSAKSNYQYIGIHPQRQSGLYYIGVVLPLGRLESRQIRGLADLAEKFGSGTLRLTPWQNLLLTDIPQRSLTDVKSEIAALKLDISASNINTALVACSGNKGCAASATDTKGDALALAKYLETHVSLNHPVSIHFSGCEKSCAQHSPSDITLLGVTLESDNGTFGAYHIYVGDSWRGEAIGDSNQKFGRQLYQYVTVAELPVLLGQMLKVYKIQCQNPDESFGEFVNRYGIAQLQPLFSPVS from the coding sequence ATGCCAATCCTAGCAGTGTTTTCAAGACACACTTACTATCTATTGCCTGCGTCGCACAGGGAAGGAGTTAATGTTTTGCTGTCCGGTTTTGCCTTATGTCCTGGCTTGTTTTATGATACACCCGCCCAAGATGGGATATTATCTCGGATCAGAATACCAGGTGGGATTCTGGATAGTAAACAGTGTCTTGCAATCGCAGATATAGCAGAGAATTATGGGGGTGGTTATGTGGATATCACCAATCGCGCCAACCTCCAAATCAGGGAACTGCGTTCGGGAATAAGTAGCGCAGTTCTTAAGCATTTACAAAATATCGGTATCGGTTCTCGCAACTTTGCTGTTGACCACATTCGGAATATTATGACCAGCCCCACTGCTGGTATTGATCCCCAAGAATTAATTGATACCCGTCCCTTTGTGCAAGACTGGGAAAATTATATCGCCGCACATCCTCAGCTATCAGGACTATCAGCAAAATTTAGTGTTTGTTTTGATGGAGGTGGTACAGTTTCGGTGTGCGATCGCCTCAACGATATCATGTTTGCTGCTGTCTTAATTGACGGTAAAGTTTATTTTCGGCTATGTATCAGCATCGGTGTCAAGGGAAAACCACCCGTTGATATGGGAATTGTCTTATTACCAGAGTTATGTTTGCCAGTTTTGGCAGCCTTGGCAGATGTTTATCTTCATTATACTGATCCCGAAAGTCGGCGCAAGCTGCGTTTGCGAGAGTTGTTAAATAACTTGGGTTGTGAAAATTATCTGCAAGAAGTTGAACAACGTCTAGGTTTTAACCTCACCCCTCAGCGACAGTTGAATAAAACCAGTCTCGAAAAAAGTGCAAAATCTAACTATCAATATATCGGCATTCATCCCCAGCGTCAGTCAGGCTTATATTATATTGGCGTAGTTTTACCGTTAGGTAGGCTAGAGAGTCGGCAAATCCGGGGTTTAGCTGATTTAGCCGAAAAATTCGGTAGCGGGACTCTGAGGCTAACTCCTTGGCAAAATTTACTGCTGACTGATATTCCACAGCGATCGCTTACCGATGTCAAAAGTGAAATCGCTGCTTTAAAATTAGATATATCGGCAAGTAATATCAATACAGCATTAGTTGCCTGTTCTGGTAATAAAGGTTGTGCAGCATCTGCCACAGATACGAAAGGTGATGCTTTGGCATTAGCAAAATATCTCGAAACTCATGTTAGTCTGAATCACCCAGTTAGTATTCACTTTAGCGGCTGCGAGAAATCCTGCGCCCAGCATAGTCCTAGTGATATTACCTTGCTCGGTGTCACCCTAGAATCAGACAATGGAACTTTCGGAGCTTATCACATTTATGTTGGTGATAGCTGGCGTGGCGAAGCCATAGGTGACAGCAACCAAAAATTTGGTCGTCAACTCTATCAATATGTCACAGTGGCCGAACTACCTGTATTGTTAGGGCAGATGCTAAAAGTTTATAAAATTCAATGCCAAAATCCTGATGAATCCTTTGGAGAATTTGTTAATAGATATGGAATTGCCCAATTACAGCCGTTATTCTCCCCAGTGAGTTAG
- the cbiE gene encoding precorrin-6y C5,15-methyltransferase (decarboxylating) subunit CbiE — MTRKWLSIVGIGEDGLQGLSAIARSLIDQAEVIFGGDRHLAMLPPDDPRPKIAWTSPISTSIAEIIRRRGESICVLASGHPFCYGVGVTLTRQIPLEEMTIIPAPSTFSLACAKLGWSFTETETLSLCGRPASLLQSYIYPNAKLLILSEGKDTPAIVAEILTNRGYGGSKITVLEHLGGIHERIIEGTAADWHETEIAPLNAIAVNCIADTGVIPLPRLPGLPDNAYHHDGQLTKSEVRAVTLAKLAPTPGELLWDVGAGCGSISIEWMRTHSRCGAIAIEQNSSRLGYIADNAAALGTPHLKIISGKAPLILQDLPTPDAIFIGGGVTAPGLFDICWNALRPGGRLVANVVTVEGEQILFKWYEQVGGSLTRIAIQRAEPIGKFLGWRAMSPVTQWRGIKD; from the coding sequence ATGACACGGAAATGGCTATCGATTGTGGGTATTGGTGAAGATGGGTTACAGGGTTTAAGCGCGATCGCTCGTTCTCTGATTGATCAAGCTGAAGTGATTTTCGGAGGCGATCGCCATTTAGCCATGTTACCACCAGATGACCCACGCCCAAAAATAGCCTGGACATCACCCATTAGCACCTCCATCGCCGAAATTATCCGTCGTCGCGGTGAATCAATCTGTGTCTTAGCCAGTGGCCACCCCTTTTGTTACGGTGTCGGTGTCACTCTGACGCGACAAATTCCCCTAGAGGAAATGACGATTATTCCTGCGCCTTCCACCTTCAGCCTCGCCTGTGCCAAATTGGGATGGTCTTTCACGGAAACAGAAACTTTGAGTTTGTGCGGTCGTCCAGCCTCTCTACTCCAGTCTTATATCTATCCCAACGCTAAACTGCTGATTTTGAGTGAAGGTAAAGACACACCTGCAATTGTTGCCGAAATCTTGACAAATCGCGGTTATGGTGGTAGTAAAATTACTGTGTTAGAACATTTGGGCGGTATTCATGAGAGAATTATTGAAGGTACAGCCGCAGATTGGCATGAAACAGAAATTGCACCGTTGAATGCGATCGCAGTTAATTGTATTGCGGATACTGGGGTGATACCTTTACCTAGATTACCAGGATTGCCAGATAACGCCTATCACCATGATGGACAATTAACTAAGAGTGAAGTCAGGGCGGTGACTTTAGCAAAATTAGCTCCCACTCCTGGAGAATTACTGTGGGATGTCGGCGCGGGTTGCGGTTCAATTTCTATCGAATGGATGCGGACTCATTCTCGATGTGGGGCGATCGCGATTGAACAGAATTCTTCTAGACTGGGTTACATAGCTGACAACGCCGCAGCTTTGGGAACTCCCCACCTGAAAATTATTAGCGGAAAAGCACCATTAATTCTCCAAGATTTACCTACACCGGATGCAATATTTATCGGCGGTGGAGTCACAGCACCAGGGCTGTTTGATATCTGTTGGAATGCACTACGTCCGGGTGGGCGGTTGGTAGCTAATGTTGTGACTGTAGAAGGTGAGCAAATTTTATTTAAATGGTATGAGCAGGTTGGTGGTAGTTTAACTCGTATTGCTATTCAAAGGGCGGAACCTATTGGTAAGTTTTTGGGTTGGCGGGCTATGTCACCTGTTACTCAATGGAGAGGGATTAAGGATTGA
- a CDS encoding Uma2 family endonuclease: MVANPEIYVTPEEYLDMEEQSDIKHEYIDGYIYVMAGALDSHVTIAGNLFALLRNHVRGSGCRTYIADMKARIESLNRFYYPDVMVTCDQRDQETPAYKRFPTLIVEVLSDSTEAFDRGDKFADYQLLETLEEYVLINTKRQRVECFRRNHQGLWVLQSYTAEKTSFRLNSIDFEATIAELYEDVVFERC, encoded by the coding sequence ATGGTTGCTAACCCGGAAATCTACGTCACCCCTGAAGAATACTTAGACATGGAAGAGCAGAGTGACATCAAACACGAATATATTGATGGTTATATCTACGTAATGGCTGGGGCGCTAGATTCCCACGTTACTATTGCTGGAAACCTGTTTGCGCTTCTACGTAATCATGTACGCGGTTCAGGTTGTCGCACTTACATCGCGGATATGAAAGCCAGAATTGAGTCACTGAATCGGTTCTACTATCCCGATGTCATGGTGACTTGCGACCAACGAGACCAAGAAACGCCAGCTTATAAAAGATTTCCTACTTTAATTGTGGAAGTTTTATCTGACTCCACCGAAGCCTTTGACCGGGGGGATAAATTCGCTGACTATCAACTACTAGAAACTCTAGAAGAGTACGTTTTAATTAACACAAAACGTCAGCGAGTTGAATGTTTCCGCCGTAATCATCAAGGATTGTGGGTTTTGCAATCTTACACAGCCGAAAAAACCTCATTTCGATTAAATAGCATAGACTTCGAGGCGACGATAGCAGAACTTTACGAAGATGTAGTTTTTGAGCGTTGCTGA